One stretch of Pseudochaenichthys georgianus unplaced genomic scaffold, fPseGeo1.2 scaffold_1479_arrow_ctg1, whole genome shotgun sequence DNA includes these proteins:
- the LOC139433233 gene encoding uncharacterized protein: MYSSELKSSDEPLWEKYRSVNAAKEARVNPLLKKPTLDPSDVINYRPVSLLPVLSLNTSPALSIRTTFWIRTSLVSRQKLASLLSLRNCTLSSLPLLCPHPVGPVCCIRHGEPSDPPSGSALSLLTSNLKDRTYRVTWRGSESDPCQLTTGVPQGSVLGPLLFSLHTNSLGSVISPHGFSYHCYADDTQRVLSFPRSETQVVARISARPADISQWMSAHHLKLNLDKTELLFLPGKDRPTLDLTISIGPSVVSPTQTARTLGETLDNNLSFTANIAAPTRCCRYTLSSIRRTRPQLTQRAGSGPGSRHLTRLLQLPPAGLPACAIRPLSPRMQRLVWSSTFLNVPPHAAPPLPPLASGNC; the protein is encoded by the exons atGTA ttcatcagaactaaagagttctgatgaacctttgtgggaaaagtaccgcagtgtgaacgcggccaaggaggcgagagtaaaccctctcctgaagaaacccactctcgacccgtctgatgttataaactacaggcctgtctctctcctcccggtCCTGTCTTTAAAcacctctcctgctctctccatcagaacaaccttctggatccgcaccagtctggtttcaaggcagaaACTGgcctccttgctgtctctgaggaactgcacactaagcagcctccctctcctctgtcctcatcctgttggacctgtctgctgcattcgacacggtgaaccatcagatcctccttcaggctctgcactttccctcctcacctcaaacctcaaagaccgtacctacagggtcacttggagagggtccgagtccgacccttgtcaattaactacaggggtccctcagggctctgttctcggtcctctcctcttctccctgcacacaaactcgctcggatcagtcattagcccgcatggtttttcataccactgctacgctgacgacacccaacgagtcctgtccttcccccgctcagagacccaggtcgtcgctcgcatctctgctcgtccagctgacatctctcagtggatgtccgctcatcacctcaagctcaaccttgataagactgaactgcttttccttccgggaaaagatcgtCCCACTCTCGACCTGACGATcagcatcggcccctctgttgtttccccgactcagactgcaaggactctgggtgagaccctagataacaacctgtccttcactgcaaacatcgctgctccaacccgctgctgcagatacacgctctccagcatcaggaggacgcgtccccagctgacccagagagcaggttctggtccaggctctcgtcacctcactagactcctgcaactccctcctgctggtctacctgcatgtgccatccgacctctctcacccagaatgcagcggctcgtctggtcttcaaccttcctgaatgttccaccccacgccgctcctccgctccctccactggcttccggtaactgctag